The following are encoded in a window of Pseudalgibacter alginicilyticus genomic DNA:
- the metK gene encoding methionine adenosyltransferase — MAYLFTSESVSEGHPDKVADQISDALIDNFLAFDKDSKVACETLVTTGQVVLAGEVKSKTYLDVQKIARDTINKIGYTKGEYMFDGNSCGVLSAIHEQSEDINQGVDRGSKEQQGAGDQGMMFGYATRETENFMPLALDLSHRLLIELAILRRENKDITYLRPDSKSQVTIEYSDDNIPQRIDAIVVSTQHDDFDEDEAMLAKIRKDIVDILIPRVVAKLPENLKALFNNDIKYHINPTGKFVIGGPHGDTGLTGRKIIVDTYGGKGAHGGGAFSGKDPSKVDRSAAYATRHIAKNLVAAGVADEILVQVSYAIGVVEPMGIFIDTYGTCPFNMTDGEIATKVSEIFDMRPFAIEERLKLRSPMYSETAAYGHMGRTNETVTKTYSQPDGNTITLDVELFTWEKLDYVDKIKTVFGL, encoded by the coding sequence ATGGCGTATTTATTTACATCAGAAAGTGTTTCTGAAGGACACCCTGATAAAGTAGCAGACCAAATTAGTGATGCTTTAATTGATAACTTTTTAGCATTTGACAAAGACTCAAAAGTTGCTTGTGAAACCCTTGTTACTACAGGGCAAGTTGTTTTAGCGGGCGAAGTAAAATCTAAAACCTATTTGGATGTTCAAAAAATAGCGAGAGATACTATAAACAAAATTGGTTATACCAAAGGTGAATATATGTTTGATGGTAATTCATGCGGTGTACTTTCTGCAATCCACGAGCAATCTGAAGATATCAACCAAGGTGTAGATCGTGGCAGTAAAGAACAACAAGGGGCAGGAGACCAAGGAATGATGTTTGGTTACGCAACTCGCGAAACAGAAAACTTCATGCCATTAGCATTAGACTTATCACATCGCTTACTGATTGAATTAGCTATTTTAAGACGAGAAAATAAAGACATCACCTATTTACGTCCAGACTCAAAGAGTCAAGTAACGATTGAATATAGCGACGATAATATTCCACAACGCATTGATGCTATTGTGGTGTCTACACAGCATGACGATTTTGATGAAGACGAAGCCATGCTTGCTAAAATCAGAAAAGATATTGTTGATATATTAATACCAAGAGTAGTTGCAAAACTACCAGAAAACTTAAAAGCACTGTTTAATAATGATATTAAATATCATATAAATCCAACAGGGAAGTTTGTTATTGGTGGTCCTCATGGTGATACAGGATTAACAGGACGGAAAATCATTGTTGATACTTACGGTGGGAAAGGCGCCCATGGTGGAGGTGCATTTTCTGGAAAAGATCCAAGTAAAGTAGATAGAAGCGCTGCCTATGCTACCCGTCATATTGCTAAAAACTTAGTGGCCGCCGGAGTGGCAGATGAAATTTTAGTTCAAGTAAGTTATGCCATTGGCGTTGTAGAACCCATGGGTATTTTTATTGACACCTATGGCACATGCCCATTTAACATGACCGATGGTGAAATAGCCACAAAAGTTTCTGAAATTTTTGACATGCGACCATTTGCAATTGAAGAACGACTAAAATTGCGTTCGCCGATGTACAGCGAAACTGCTGCTTACGGACACATGGGACGTACTAATGAAACGGTTACAAAAACCTACTCACAACCAGATGGCAACACCATCACCCTTGATGTAGAATTATTTACTTGGGAAAAATTAGATTATGTTGATAAAATAAAAACTGTTTTTGGATTGTAA
- a CDS encoding alpha/beta hydrolase, translating into MNKTLKRILKFLLVNCILFITASFILIYWPIPQKKNIKNYDYSSIDTTSNKFLENAEEMWIKTRNGQALFSRIYHSETKTVCILIHGSGTESRYLADLSKSLADKNHALVITPDLRAHGRNFSNQTDIQYIGQLEDDIEDIIIYAKKKLSAEKIILAGHSSGGGLVLRYLGNNKLIQKIDKAIMIAPYLGHNSPTVKPNSGGWVTVAVKRWIGISMLHFFGIKMFNKMPVLFFNRPKAYNDHLQVASYSYQMAINFAPKNFDNDISNLKIKSLVIIGENDESFYPHRFTEVFKPVENLVKTTIIPNANHLDITKNDQTILEITNWIQE; encoded by the coding sequence ATGAATAAAACTTTAAAACGAATTCTTAAATTTTTATTAGTCAATTGCATTCTTTTTATTACAGCCTCTTTCATACTTATTTATTGGCCCATTCCCCAAAAAAAGAATATAAAAAACTACGATTATAGCTCTATTGACACTACTTCTAACAAGTTTTTAGAAAATGCTGAAGAAATGTGGATTAAAACTAGAAACGGACAAGCGTTATTTAGTAGAATCTATCATAGTGAAACCAAAACAGTTTGCATTTTAATCCATGGTTCTGGGACAGAAAGTAGATATTTGGCTGATTTATCAAAATCTTTAGCAGATAAAAATCACGCATTAGTTATAACGCCCGATTTAAGAGCACACGGAAGAAATTTTTCAAATCAAACAGATATTCAATATATTGGTCAATTAGAAGATGATATTGAAGACATAATAATATATGCGAAAAAAAAATTATCAGCAGAAAAAATTATTTTAGCAGGGCACTCTTCTGGCGGTGGTTTAGTGCTTAGATACCTTGGCAATAACAAACTTATACAAAAAATAGACAAAGCCATAATGATAGCCCCTTATTTGGGCCACAACTCACCTACTGTTAAACCAAACAGCGGTGGCTGGGTTACCGTAGCTGTAAAAAGGTGGATAGGCATAAGTATGCTTCATTTTTTTGGCATAAAAATGTTTAACAAAATGCCCGTTTTGTTTTTTAATAGACCGAAAGCATATAATGATCATCTACAAGTTGCATCTTATTCCTATCAAATGGCCATAAATTTTGCTCCTAAAAATTTTGATAATGACATCAGTAATCTAAAAATAAAATCCTTGGTTATAATAGGGGAAAATGATGAAAGTTTCTATCCCCACCGTTTTACGGAGGTATTTAAACCTGTAGAAAACCTTGTTAAAACAACAATCATACCTAATGCAAACCACTTAGATATTACAAAAAATGATCAAACAATTTTAGAAATAACTAATTGGATTCAAGAATAA
- a CDS encoding ABC transporter ATP-binding protein has product MKNFKRFLKYLIAYRKFQIMSILFNILYALFSSISMLSLLPMIKVLFEEGEKLRVKPVFNGMKDFDLNYLENYLNYFITTTRETKGPLITLITVVGFVLTTFLLKNLFSYLSIVYMTYLNNGILKDLRQDVYNKVISLNVAFFSNERKGDLIARMTSDINTIKTSFMSVLMMVREPLTIIFTLAAMIAISWKLTIFVFFFIPISGYFISRIGKTIRSQSGDIFALEGQLLSSIEETLGGIKIIKNFTSEGYFSKKFNDFAENINTLNNAIGKKMSLSAPASEFLGILVISVLLVYGGTLVLVDQSLSGGAFIAYMGLAYQILTPAKAITRANHALQGGNAAYERVAFILDAENPLQDDPNAKVITEFNKEIKFNNISFKYKDEYVLKDFNLTVPKGKMVALVGESGSGKSTLANLVTRFYDVNEGNITFDGVDIKNVTTKSLRKQMGIVAQDSILFNDTIANNISLGIEQKDKNQIIASAKVANAHNFIMEFPNQYENNVGDGGSLLSGGQRQRIAIARAVMKNPPIMILDEATSALDTESEKLVQDALENMMENRTSIVIAHRLSTVQKADLIVVMKKGRIVEQGTHEALLKKKGTYSNLVALQSLEVN; this is encoded by the coding sequence ATGAAAAACTTTAAAAGATTTCTTAAATACCTTATTGCCTATAGGAAGTTTCAAATTATGAGCATTCTCTTTAACATTCTATATGCTCTTTTTTCTTCTATATCCATGCTTTCTTTATTACCTATGATAAAGGTATTATTTGAAGAAGGTGAAAAACTAAGAGTAAAACCTGTTTTTAATGGTATGAAGGATTTTGATTTGAATTACCTTGAAAACTACCTTAATTATTTTATTACTACCACTAGAGAAACTAAAGGCCCACTAATTACACTTATAACGGTTGTTGGTTTTGTTTTAACAACCTTTTTACTAAAAAATCTATTCAGTTATTTATCTATTGTTTACATGACTTACTTAAATAACGGGATTTTAAAAGATTTAAGACAAGATGTTTACAATAAAGTAATAAGCTTAAATGTTGCTTTTTTTTCCAATGAACGCAAAGGAGATCTCATTGCTAGGATGACCTCTGATATTAACACTATAAAAACATCTTTTATGAGTGTTTTAATGATGGTAAGAGAACCACTAACCATCATATTCACGCTTGCTGCCATGATTGCAATTAGCTGGAAACTTACCATTTTCGTGTTTTTTTTCATTCCTATATCTGGATACTTTATTTCAAGAATAGGAAAAACTATTAGAAGTCAATCAGGCGATATTTTTGCATTAGAAGGCCAATTATTATCTAGTATAGAAGAAACCTTAGGAGGCATAAAAATTATTAAAAACTTTACATCAGAAGGCTATTTTTCAAAAAAATTCAATGATTTTGCTGAAAACATAAACACACTTAATAATGCCATTGGGAAAAAAATGAGCCTATCAGCTCCTGCCAGTGAGTTTTTAGGTATTTTAGTTATTTCTGTATTATTAGTTTATGGCGGTACTTTAGTTCTTGTAGACCAATCTTTAAGTGGCGGCGCTTTTATTGCTTACATGGGGCTTGCTTACCAAATTTTAACACCTGCAAAAGCCATAACGAGAGCTAACCACGCACTACAAGGAGGTAATGCAGCATACGAAAGGGTAGCCTTTATTTTAGATGCAGAAAACCCTTTGCAAGATGACCCTAATGCTAAAGTTATAACCGAATTTAATAAAGAAATAAAATTTAATAATATCTCCTTCAAATATAAAGATGAATATGTTTTAAAAGATTTCAATCTTACTGTACCCAAAGGAAAAATGGTTGCGTTGGTTGGAGAGTCTGGAAGTGGAAAATCTACGCTTGCCAACTTGGTCACCCGCTTTTACGATGTTAACGAAGGGAACATTACTTTTGATGGGGTTGATATTAAAAATGTGACCACAAAATCTTTAAGAAAACAAATGGGTATAGTAGCGCAAGATTCTATATTATTTAATGACACCATAGCCAATAATATTTCCTTAGGAATTGAACAGAAAGACAAAAATCAAATTATAGCCTCTGCTAAAGTTGCCAATGCTCACAATTTCATTATGGAGTTCCCCAATCAATATGAAAACAATGTGGGAGACGGTGGTAGCTTACTATCAGGTGGGCAACGCCAGCGTATTGCCATTGCCCGTGCCGTTATGAAAAACCCACCTATTATGATTCTTGATGAAGCAACCTCTGCGTTGGACACCGAATCTGAAAAATTGGTGCAAGATGCCTTGGAAAACATGATGGAAAACCGCACCTCTATTGTTATAGCTCACAGACTTTCAACAGTCCAAAAAGCAGACCTCATCGTTGTTATGAAAAAAGGCCGCATTGTTGAGCAAGGTACCCACGAAGCACTTTTAAAAAAGAAAGGCACTTATAGCAATTTAGTAGCATTGCAATCTTTAGAGGTTAATTAA
- a CDS encoding glycosyltransferase, producing the protein MKTNNLGINIVGYTKGIFGLGEAVRLNIEAAEIANISLNLIDFEKLKKNTHYKYNFDYKINLIQISLNDLDRFFSVIDPLFFQDKYTILFLVWESEYIPTKLKNTINLFNEIWTPSLYCKNIFKKVYDGPIITVPHPVEASLKPLNTRKSMVFNKDKFSYLFVFSYHSSIERKNPFHLIEAFKKAFKNNDNVELIIKTSGSNRHKKLEKKLLKSISNQKNIQIIDIDLDKNEILHLINNCDSYISMHHSEGFGLTLAEAMYFGKPTIATNYSGNTEFMNHNNSFLVDYELGLIENPDSNFPSETLWANPKLDHTIEQLKAVYQNADLRKKKAENATFFIKEKLSFNAIGSIMRNRLNHLHINFKDLNSNKNQNAYLLNQLQLAKAEITILEKELRSMKKNIIIRFIMKIKKGVRKLKGKV; encoded by the coding sequence ATGAAAACTAATAATTTAGGAATAAATATTGTTGGATACACCAAAGGCATCTTTGGTTTAGGAGAAGCTGTAAGATTAAATATAGAGGCTGCTGAAATTGCAAATATCTCTTTAAATTTAATAGATTTTGAAAAGTTAAAGAAAAACACTCATTACAAATATAACTTTGATTACAAGATCAATTTAATTCAAATTTCACTAAATGATTTGGACAGATTTTTTAGTGTGATTGACCCTCTTTTTTTTCAAGATAAATACACCATTCTTTTCTTGGTTTGGGAGTCTGAATACATCCCTACAAAATTAAAAAATACGATTAACCTTTTTAATGAAATATGGACACCTTCACTATACTGTAAAAACATATTTAAAAAAGTTTATGATGGTCCAATTATCACTGTACCTCACCCCGTTGAAGCTTCACTTAAACCGTTGAACACTCGTAAATCTATGGTTTTTAACAAAGACAAATTTAGTTATTTATTTGTTTTTAGCTACCACAGTTCCATTGAAAGAAAAAATCCTTTCCATTTAATAGAAGCCTTTAAAAAAGCCTTTAAAAACAATGACAATGTAGAACTAATCATTAAAACCTCAGGCTCAAATCGCCATAAAAAACTTGAAAAAAAATTATTAAAAAGTATTTCAAACCAAAAAAACATACAGATTATAGATATCGATCTCGATAAAAACGAAATACTTCATTTAATTAATAACTGCGACAGCTATATTTCCATGCACCATTCCGAGGGCTTTGGATTAACATTAGCTGAAGCTATGTACTTTGGCAAACCCACAATTGCCACAAATTATTCTGGGAACACAGAATTCATGAACCACAACAACAGCTTTTTAGTTGACTATGAACTTGGACTAATTGAAAATCCAGATTCCAATTTTCCTTCTGAAACTCTATGGGCAAACCCTAAGTTAGACCATACTATAGAACAGCTAAAAGCGGTTTACCAAAATGCAGATTTAAGAAAAAAGAAAGCTGAAAATGCAACGTTTTTTATTAAAGAAAAATTATCTTTTAATGCCATCGGTTCCATTATGAGAAACCGATTAAACCATTTACACATCAATTTTAAGGACTTAAATAGCAATAAAAATCAAAATGCTTATTTATTGAATCAACTGCAACTTGCGAAGGCTGAAATTACGATTCTTGAAAAAGAACTTCGCAGTATGAAAAAAAATATAATAATTCGTTTTATTATGAAGATAAAAAAAGGGGTTAGAAAACTTAAAGGGAAGGTATAA
- a CDS encoding glycosyltransferase family 4 protein: MIKLRSSNSCSLKSIFLETHNINNLYSGFGQFNFNLAKALSEQKEFLEDHKIILNCSNSVTEKELGENLCYNKYWQITRYPFFRIKKKFDLWHSVNQNTKIEPYLDDMPYLLTVHDVNFMEEESGERLDFRINQFKNKIERSNALVYISEYAKKSTHEHFNVPDIPEYVIYNGNTLTNNMISTSGNVCSNRIPNKPFIFSIGQVVEKKNFHTLIDMLKFLPDIDLVIAGDMKTEYADFLTQKVLEYKFEDRVFLLGRITESDKIFFYKNCLAFTFPSLREGFGLPVLEAMTFGKPVFLSTKTSLPEIGGEKSFYWENFDPQYMAEIFNKGMAEFDSDKETFVKAYINHSKKFTWENAAKQYIEVYERILKM; this comes from the coding sequence ATGATTAAATTAAGAAGCTCCAATAGTTGTTCCTTAAAAAGTATCTTTCTTGAAACTCATAATATAAATAATTTATATTCAGGTTTTGGGCAATTTAATTTTAACTTGGCCAAGGCCTTAAGTGAGCAAAAAGAGTTTCTTGAAGATCATAAAATAATTCTAAATTGTAGTAATAGTGTTACTGAAAAGGAATTAGGAGAAAACCTTTGTTATAATAAATATTGGCAAATAACACGATATCCTTTTTTTAGAATTAAGAAAAAATTTGATTTATGGCACTCTGTAAATCAAAACACAAAAATAGAGCCCTATTTGGATGATATGCCTTATTTGTTAACTGTTCATGATGTGAATTTTATGGAGGAAGAATCAGGGGAACGTTTAGATTTTAGAATCAATCAATTCAAAAATAAAATAGAAAGGAGTAATGCTTTGGTATATATATCTGAATATGCTAAAAAAAGTACACACGAACATTTTAATGTGCCTGATATTCCTGAATATGTTATATATAACGGAAATACTTTAACAAATAATATGATTTCAACCTCAGGAAATGTGTGTTCAAATCGTATTCCTAACAAGCCTTTTATATTTTCAATAGGTCAGGTGGTTGAGAAAAAGAATTTTCATACATTGATTGATATGTTGAAATTTTTGCCAGATATTGATTTGGTGATTGCAGGAGATATGAAAACAGAATATGCCGATTTTTTAACACAAAAAGTTTTGGAGTATAAGTTTGAGGATCGTGTGTTTTTACTTGGTAGAATTACAGAGTCAGATAAAATATTTTTTTATAAAAACTGTCTTGCTTTTACATTTCCTTCATTGAGAGAAGGGTTTGGTTTGCCTGTTTTAGAAGCCATGACTTTTGGGAAACCTGTTTTTTTATCTACTAAAACTTCTTTGCCAGAAATAGGTGGCGAAAAGTCGTTTTATTGGGAAAATTTTGACCCTCAGTACATGGCTGAAATTTTTAATAAGGGCATGGCCGAGTTTGATTCAGATAAAGAAACTTTTGTAAAGGCTTATATAAATCATTCGAAAAAATTTACTTGGGAAAATGCAGCAAAACAATATATTGAGGTTTATGAAAGAATATTAAAAATGTAA
- a CDS encoding DUF5686 and carboxypeptidase-like regulatory domain-containing protein, translating to MNLNLLYTFFFFGIISVVAQTKVSGYVFDEYNEPVAYANIIFKGSSEGATTNENGKFYLESDSTWEALTVSFIGYETLQIPLEKRVNYDLKFVLKEEAAQLNQVLIVSGKQPKKNNPAIDILRKIWEHKRQNGLKQFNQYQYDKYEKVEFDINTIDSALIKSKLFKGMEFVFNEVDTSNVTGKTYLPIFINEAVSTVYGDNGFKKEKEDLKGNKNSGFSDNQIIIDFVDDLYSDFDVYDNYLTFFDKNFVSPISRTGINTYNYVLSDSTYLDNKWCYNIIYYPRRTNELTFKGDFWVADTTFAIKEINLQASKSANINWVKEIYIEQEFEVLNDSLFLIKRDYMMSDFAFNKKEKSRGVYGKRTTLYNNYKFNTPKDKKFYEEEVYNYDKDVYDRNDEFWSENRLEALNKDEKGVYKMLDTLKTVKKFKNLYNLGSILASGYIEFNSLPLDYGPIFSTFGYNEVEGVRLRTGGRTYFGKNDMWRLEGFLAYGFKDDKFKYGMSGKWLLDKKSRFIISGGNRRDVEQTGASLTTSTDVLGRSLASSSVIGTGANDKLTNVNLTTLALEIEPWRNFIFSLGGNYRTLSSASPTFSLDYNTETGLASEIKQYETTLSLFYFPKRKMTGFGVERREANDDFARLFAQISKGDKSIFDSDFDYTKLQFSYLQPWQIGGFGRLYTTIEAGKTFGDIPLGLLSVIPGNQSYFSIYNTFSQLDYYEFVSDTYASFHLEHNFNGRFFSRIPLLRKLNLREIVSVRGVMGSISDENIALSTTNNPNNILLTAPNHKPYWEYSFGVGNIFKVFRIDFNFRGNYKDDLNYPNARKFGITGSFGFNF from the coding sequence ATGAATTTAAACCTACTTTATACATTTTTTTTCTTCGGAATAATTTCTGTTGTAGCTCAAACCAAAGTTAGTGGTTACGTATTTGATGAATACAATGAGCCTGTAGCATATGCAAATATTATATTTAAAGGTTCTTCTGAAGGAGCTACTACCAATGAAAATGGAAAATTTTATTTGGAGTCTGATTCCACTTGGGAGGCCTTAACGGTTTCATTTATTGGCTATGAAACCTTGCAGATTCCTTTAGAAAAAAGAGTGAATTATGATTTGAAGTTTGTATTAAAAGAAGAAGCAGCGCAATTAAACCAAGTATTGATTGTGTCTGGAAAACAACCAAAAAAAAACAATCCTGCTATAGATATCCTTCGAAAAATTTGGGAACATAAGCGTCAAAACGGACTGAAGCAATTCAATCAGTATCAATATGATAAATATGAAAAAGTAGAGTTTGATATAAACACAATTGATAGTGCCCTTATAAAAAGTAAGTTGTTTAAAGGTATGGAATTTGTGTTTAATGAAGTTGATACCTCAAATGTTACTGGAAAAACTTATTTACCTATATTTATTAATGAAGCCGTTTCTACAGTATATGGAGATAATGGATTTAAAAAAGAAAAAGAGGATTTAAAGGGTAATAAAAATTCAGGGTTTAGTGATAATCAAATCATTATTGATTTTGTTGATGATTTGTATTCAGATTTTGATGTATATGATAATTACTTAACCTTTTTTGATAAGAATTTTGTTAGCCCAATTTCACGAACAGGGATCAATACCTACAATTATGTATTATCAGACAGTACGTATCTTGATAATAAGTGGTGCTATAATATTATTTATTACCCACGTCGTACAAATGAATTAACTTTTAAAGGCGATTTTTGGGTGGCTGATACTACGTTTGCCATCAAGGAAATTAACCTACAGGCATCCAAGAGTGCTAATATTAATTGGGTAAAGGAAATTTATATAGAGCAGGAATTTGAAGTTTTAAACGATTCATTATTTCTTATTAAACGCGATTATATGATGTCTGATTTTGCCTTTAATAAAAAGGAAAAATCAAGAGGGGTTTATGGTAAGCGAACCACACTTTATAATAATTATAAATTTAATACTCCAAAGGATAAAAAATTTTATGAAGAAGAGGTGTACAACTATGATAAAGATGTATATGATAGGAATGATGAGTTTTGGTCTGAAAACCGTTTAGAAGCCTTAAATAAAGATGAAAAAGGAGTCTATAAAATGTTAGATACTTTAAAGACTGTCAAAAAATTTAAAAATTTGTATAACTTAGGGAGTATTTTAGCTTCTGGATATATTGAATTTAATAGCTTACCTTTAGATTATGGCCCCATATTTTCAACTTTTGGTTATAATGAAGTAGAGGGTGTAAGGCTTCGTACAGGTGGTCGTACTTATTTTGGGAAAAATGATATGTGGCGTTTGGAGGGTTTTCTTGCTTATGGATTTAAAGACGATAAATTCAAATATGGTATGTCAGGAAAGTGGTTATTAGATAAGAAAAGCCGCTTCATTATTTCTGGAGGTAATAGACGTGATGTGGAGCAAACAGGAGCAAGCTTAACAACAAGTACAGATGTATTAGGGCGTAGTTTAGCTTCATCCTCTGTAATTGGTACTGGAGCAAATGATAAGTTAACGAATGTTAATTTAACCACGCTTGCTTTAGAAATAGAACCTTGGAGGAATTTTATTTTTAGCTTGGGGGGCAATTATAGAACTTTATCATCTGCATCACCAACATTTAGTTTAGATTACAATACTGAAACGGGTCTGGCTTCAGAAATAAAACAATATGAAACCACTTTGTCATTATTTTATTTTCCAAAACGAAAAATGACAGGGTTTGGAGTAGAACGTAGAGAAGCTAATGATGATTTTGCACGTTTGTTTGCACAAATAAGTAAAGGCGATAAAAGTATTTTTGATAGCGATTTTGATTATACTAAATTGCAATTTTCGTATTTACAACCATGGCAAATTGGAGGTTTTGGAAGACTCTACACTACTATTGAAGCAGGAAAAACTTTTGGAGATATACCATTAGGCCTGTTAAGTGTTATACCTGGAAATCAATCCTATTTTTCAATTTACAATACCTTTTCGCAATTGGATTACTATGAATTTGTTTCGGATACTTATGCATCTTTTCATTTAGAACATAATTTTAATGGGCGTTTCTTTTCAAGAATTCCGCTGCTTCGTAAGCTAAATTTACGTGAAATAGTAAGTGTACGCGGAGTTATGGGGAGTATATCGGATGAAAACATTGCACTAAGTACAACTAATAACCCTAATAATATCTTGCTAACAGCTCCCAACCATAAACCTTATTGGGAATATAGTTTTGGTGTTGGTAATATTTTTAAAGTTTTTAGAATAGACTTTAATTTTAGAGGTAATTATAAGGATGATTTAAATTATCCGAATGCTCGAAAATTTGGAATTACTGGTAGTTTTGGGTTTAACTTTTAG
- a CDS encoding pyruvate dehydrogenase complex E1 component subunit beta encodes MKTIQFREAICEAMSEEMRRDESVYLMGEEVAEYNGAYKASKGMLDEFGAKRVIDTPIAELGFAGIAVGSTMTGNRPIVEYMTFNFSLVGIDQIINNAAKIRQMSGGQFKCPIVFRGPTASAGQLGATHSQAFESWFANTPGLKVIVPSNPYDAKGLLKAAIRDDDPVIFMESEQMYGDKGEVPEGEYILPIGVADVKREGTDVTIVSFGKIIKEAYKAADELEKEGISCEIIDLRTVRPLDKEAVLKSVKKTNRLVVLEEAWPFGNVSTEITYIVQAEAFDYLDAPIVRINTADTPAAYSPVLMEEWLPNKDEVVKAVKKVLYK; translated from the coding sequence ATGAAGACAATTCAATTTAGAGAAGCTATTTGCGAAGCCATGAGTGAAGAAATGCGCCGTGATGAAAGCGTTTATTTAATGGGGGAAGAGGTAGCAGAGTATAACGGTGCCTATAAAGCATCAAAAGGAATGCTAGACGAATTTGGTGCGAAACGAGTAATTGACACACCTATTGCTGAGCTTGGTTTTGCTGGTATTGCTGTGGGTTCTACTATGACAGGAAACAGACCAATTGTAGAATATATGACCTTTAACTTTTCTCTCGTTGGTATTGATCAAATTATAAATAATGCTGCAAAAATTCGTCAGATGTCTGGTGGACAGTTCAAATGTCCAATTGTTTTTCGTGGACCAACAGCTTCTGCAGGACAGTTAGGAGCAACACATTCTCAGGCTTTTGAAAGCTGGTTTGCAAATACCCCAGGTTTGAAAGTGATTGTGCCTTCTAATCCGTATGATGCGAAAGGTCTTTTAAAAGCAGCTATTCGTGATGATGATCCAGTTATTTTCATGGAAAGTGAACAAATGTATGGTGATAAAGGTGAAGTACCAGAAGGTGAATATATTCTTCCTATAGGAGTGGCAGATGTTAAGCGTGAAGGTACCGACGTAACCATTGTATCTTTTGGAAAAATAATTAAAGAAGCATATAAAGCAGCTGATGAATTAGAAAAAGAAGGTATTTCCTGTGAAATTATTGATTTGCGTACTGTTAGACCTTTGGATAAAGAAGCTGTTTTAAAATCAGTTAAGAAAACCAACCGATTGGTTGTTTTGGAAGAAGCTTGGCCTTTTGGTAATGTGTCAACTGAAATCACCTACATTGTACAAGCTGAAGCGTTTGATTATTTAGATGCTCCAATTGTTAGAATTAATACAGCTGATACCCCTGCTGCTTATTCTCCAGTATTAATGGAAGAATGGCTACCTAATAAGGATGAGGTGGTTAAAGCTGTTAAAAAAGTACTATATAAATAA
- a CDS encoding electron transfer flavoprotein subunit beta/FixA family protein: MKILVCISHVPDTTSKINFTENNSKFDNTGVQFVINPNDEFGLTRAMWFKEKQGANVTVANVGGPETEPTLRKALAIGADAAIRVNGVAIDGFYVAKQLAKVVQDGNYDLIIAGRESIDYNGGMVPGMIAGLIDANFINNCISLEIDGENATAIREIDGGKETVSTSLPLVIGGQKGLVEESDLRIPNMRGIMTARQKPLTVIEPLTTDAQSTSISFEKPAPKGAVKLVSPDNLDELINLLHNEAKVI; encoded by the coding sequence ATGAAAATATTAGTGTGCATAAGCCATGTTCCTGATACCACTTCTAAAATCAATTTTACTGAAAACAATAGTAAATTTGACAATACTGGTGTACAATTTGTTATAAATCCTAATGATGAATTTGGTCTTACACGAGCCATGTGGTTTAAAGAAAAACAAGGAGCCAACGTTACCGTTGCAAATGTAGGAGGCCCTGAAACAGAACCAACATTACGCAAGGCATTAGCAATTGGTGCTGATGCAGCTATTAGAGTAAATGGCGTAGCTATAGACGGTTTTTACGTAGCCAAACAATTAGCTAAAGTTGTACAAGATGGCAATTATGATTTAATTATTGCCGGTCGTGAATCCATTGACTATAATGGTGGCATGGTACCAGGTATGATTGCAGGATTGATAGATGCCAATTTTATAAATAACTGTATTAGTCTTGAAATTGATGGTGAAAATGCTACTGCTATAAGAGAAATTGACGGAGGTAAGGAAACGGTTTCAACATCATTGCCATTGGTAATTGGTGGTCAAAAAGGTTTGGTAGAAGAGAGTGATTTAAGAATTCCAAATATGCGAGGAATCATGACTGCACGTCAAAAACCTTTAACTGTTATAGAACCTTTAACAACAGATGCTCAAAGCACTTCCATTTCATTTGAAAAGCCAGCTCCTAAAGGTGCTGTTAAATTAGTATCTCCAGACAATTTAGATGAATTAATAAATTTACTTCACAACGAAGCAAAAGTAATTTAA